Proteins encoded in a region of the Spongiibacter tropicus DSM 19543 genome:
- a CDS encoding GMC family oxidoreductase yields the protein MTTFDYDYIVIGSGFGGSVSACRLSEKGYRVLVVEQGRRWTPENLPPSNWRIARYLWKPLLGLRGFLSMRLFRHALILHGNAVGGGSITYAQTLLVPPDSVWRDGNWAGLEDWQRVMPQHYTTAKKMLGVTQNQRPAAADSTLRDMAVATGVGDSFYYTDVGVFFGNDADTPGSDYPDPYFDGKGPRRNSCIACGGCMVGCRYNAKNTLDKNYLYFAEQQGAKVLAETRVVDVRPAGNSTDGSDGYTVSTVDAFARLGGTRRNFTAKSVVFAASSLGTQGLLFQLKDQGSLPNISDDLGNRVRTNSESILGVRYPGAEQDLSKGIAIGSGIHIDAHTHIEAVRYPDGSNLLSSLFTVLTGGQPGVTRIAYWLLAILRLLITRPVSGLRSLLPWRFSRETVILLVMQTLDGHINMRWKRRWYWPFSKQLCSEGDPIPTFIPEANRFAQKAAEATGGIALSSLSEIAFNVPTTAHCMGGCAMADNPEHGVIDAQNRVFNYQNLYVVDGSMLSANLGVNPSLTITALAERAMSYIPPKTVSADAGETVDDHHA from the coding sequence ATGACAACATTTGATTACGACTACATTGTGATTGGCTCAGGTTTTGGCGGCAGCGTCAGCGCCTGTCGACTCAGCGAAAAAGGCTATCGGGTGCTGGTCGTTGAGCAGGGACGGCGCTGGACACCGGAGAACCTGCCGCCGAGCAACTGGCGCATTGCTCGCTACCTGTGGAAACCCCTGCTCGGCCTGCGCGGCTTTCTCAGCATGCGCCTGTTCCGTCACGCCTTGATTCTACATGGCAATGCGGTAGGCGGCGGCTCCATCACCTACGCGCAGACCTTGCTGGTTCCCCCCGACTCGGTCTGGCGGGATGGTAACTGGGCGGGGCTGGAAGACTGGCAGCGCGTCATGCCACAGCACTACACCACTGCCAAAAAAATGCTGGGCGTCACTCAAAACCAACGGCCTGCGGCTGCCGACAGCACGTTACGCGATATGGCTGTCGCCACGGGCGTGGGGGACAGTTTCTACTACACCGACGTCGGCGTCTTCTTTGGCAACGACGCCGACACCCCCGGCAGTGACTACCCCGACCCCTACTTCGACGGCAAAGGCCCCCGCCGAAACTCCTGCATTGCCTGTGGCGGCTGCATGGTCGGTTGCCGCTATAACGCCAAAAACACGCTGGACAAAAACTATCTGTATTTCGCCGAGCAACAGGGCGCCAAGGTGCTGGCAGAGACTCGCGTGGTCGATGTCCGCCCCGCGGGCAACAGCACTGATGGCAGCGATGGCTACACGGTCAGCACCGTCGACGCCTTTGCTCGTCTGGGCGGTACAAGGCGAAATTTCACGGCGAAATCTGTCGTGTTCGCCGCATCGTCACTGGGCACCCAAGGCCTGCTGTTTCAGCTAAAAGACCAGGGCTCACTGCCAAACATTTCCGACGACCTGGGTAATCGCGTGCGCACCAACTCCGAGTCTATCCTCGGCGTACGCTACCCCGGCGCCGAGCAGGATCTGTCCAAGGGCATTGCCATCGGCTCAGGCATTCATATCGACGCTCACACCCACATTGAAGCCGTACGCTACCCCGATGGCTCGAACCTGCTGAGCAGCCTGTTCACCGTCCTGACCGGCGGCCAGCCGGGAGTGACCCGCATCGCCTACTGGCTGCTGGCAATTTTGCGACTGCTGATTACCCGACCCGTTTCGGGCCTGAGGAGCCTGCTGCCCTGGCGGTTTTCCCGCGAGACGGTGATTCTGCTGGTCATGCAGACCCTGGACGGCCACATCAATATGCGCTGGAAGCGCCGCTGGTACTGGCCGTTCTCCAAGCAGTTGTGCAGTGAAGGCGACCCCATTCCCACGTTTATCCCAGAGGCCAATCGCTTTGCGCAGAAAGCCGCCGAGGCCACGGGTGGCATCGCGCTGAGTTCGCTGTCGGAAATCGCCTTCAATGTCCCCACCACAGCTCACTGCATGGGCGGCTGCGCCATGGCAGACAACCCTGAGCACGGCGTTATCGACGCTCAAAACCGGGTCTTCAATTATCAGAATCTGTATGTGGTCGATGGCTCAATGCTGT